CCGCCCGGACATCGACGGCCTGCGCGCCATCGCGGTGGGCTCGGTGTTGGCGTACCACGCCTTTCCGAGCCTGCTGCCGGGCGGCTTCATCGGGGTCGACATCTTCTTCGTGATCTCGGGCTTCCTGATCACGACCATTCTTCTGCAGAGCCTGGCGGCGGGCGATTTCAGCTATCGCGACTTCTATGCGCGGCGCATCCGGCGCATCTTTCCGGCGCTGGTGCTCGTGCTGCTGGCGACGCTGGCCTTCGGCTGGTACGTGCTGCTGCCGGGGGAGTTCTCGCAGCTCGGCAAGCAGACCACGGGCGGGGCCGCCTTCTTTGCCAACCTCGTCTTTCTGGGCGAGGCCGGGTACTTCGACGCCACGGCCGAGACCAAGCCACTGCTGCACCTGTGGTCGCTGGGGATCGAGGAGCAGTTCTACATCTTCTGGCCGCTGATGCTTGGGCTGGCCTGGCGCAAGCGCTGGCCCATCTTGCGTGTGACGCTGGCTGTGGCCGCGATCTCGTTCCTGGTCAATGTGCTGACGGTGCAGCCGCACCGCGCGGCGGCGTTCTATTCGCCGCTGTCGCGCGCCTGGGAGCTGATGGCGGGCGGATTGCTGGCGGCGATGCGGCTGCAGCAAGTTGCCAGCGGTTCGGCCCAGCCGCGTGCGTGGACAAAGCATTTGCAGTCCGTCGTGGGCGTGGGCCTGCTCGTGCTCGGCCTCTTCATGACGCGCAGCACGAAGGCGTTTCCGGGCTGGTGGGCGCTGCTGCCGGTGCTGGGTGCGGTGAGTTGCATCGCGGCCGGGCCGAACGGCGTGCTCAACCGGTATCTGCTGTCGAACCGCGTCATGGTGTGGATCGGCCTGATCAGCTATCCGCTGTACCTTTGGCACTGGCCGCTGCTTTCGTATGCGCGCATCGTGGTGGGCGGGGAGCCTTCGCTGCAGGTGCGCATCGTGCTGGTGGTGGCGTCGGTCGCGCTGGCCTGGGCCACGTATCGCTTCCTGGAGCGCTTCGTCAAGCTTCATCTCTCGCAGACGATGTTGCGCGGGCTGGCGGGCAGCGGCGCTGCGCTGGCGTTGGCCGGCGTGCTGGTTTTCCTGGGCACGCCGCTTCCGCGCAACGACAGCCAGGCCCTGCAGGCCGTGGCTGACGCGACGCGCGAAGACAACTACTACGACGGCTTCGAAGAGGCCGCGCTGGGCGGGCAGTTTGTCTACCGCACCGGCAGCGGCAAGCACAACGTGCTGCTGATCGGCGACAGCCACGTCGAGCAATACGCGCCGCGCGCGCTCGAACTGGTGCGCACGCAGCCCGGCAAGGCCCGTACGGTGTACTTCGCGACCAAGGGCTCGTGCCCGCCTGTGCCGGGCCTGTTCAGCGGCGCCGACACGGCGTGCGAAGAGCGGCGTGCGGCGGTGCTCGATCTGGCGCTCAAGCCGGAGATCGATTCGGTGGTGCTCGGGGCGTGCTGGAGCTGCTACTTCACGGGGGCCGGGCCCACGGTGAACTACTTCGTCGACGACAAGAAGGTCGCGCACCCGTTTCTCGGTGGAGACGGTGTTGACCTGTCGCTGAAGTCGCTGGGCGAGACGCTGAAGCGCCTATCGGCACACAAGACGGTCTACCTGGTGCTCGGC
This is a stretch of genomic DNA from Variovorax paradoxus. It encodes these proteins:
- a CDS encoding acyltransferase family protein; its protein translation is MHPKYRPDIDGLRAIAVGSVLAYHAFPSLLPGGFIGVDIFFVISGFLITTILLQSLAAGDFSYRDFYARRIRRIFPALVLVLLATLAFGWYVLLPGEFSQLGKQTTGGAAFFANLVFLGEAGYFDATAETKPLLHLWSLGIEEQFYIFWPLMLGLAWRKRWPILRVTLAVAAISFLVNVLTVQPHRAAAFYSPLSRAWELMAGGLLAAMRLQQVASGSAQPRAWTKHLQSVVGVGLLVLGLFMTRSTKAFPGWWALLPVLGAVSCIAAGPNGVLNRYLLSNRVMVWIGLISYPLYLWHWPLLSYARIVVGGEPSLQVRIVLVVASVALAWATYRFLERFVKLHLSQTMLRGLAGSGAALALAGVLVFLGTPLPRNDSQALQAVADATREDNYYDGFEEAALGGQFVYRTGSGKHNVLLIGDSHVEQYAPRALELVRTQPGKARTVYFATKGSCPPVPGLFSGADTACEERRAAVLDLALKPEIDSVVLGACWSCYFTGAGPTVNYFVDDKKVAHPFLGGDGVDLSLKSLGETLKRLSAHKTVYLVLGNPVGMDFDPLKQIQGSRLGGMTAVTGQLKAPMPRDQSQFNARLKQVAEANGAKVIEPFASLCADGQCIRSMPDDGSPAYKDIGHLRPRYARSFATYIDPALLDEDAGGK